The Eubacterium maltosivorans genome includes the window CAATCATTCCACAGAACAGGGCGATAACATAGCCGATGATCATCGATAAAAGAATGGAAGCCAGACGGGCAAAGCCTTTTGTAAAATTATTAAAGAAAATAACCAGTACCAGCGTGATCATTGCGATGATCCAGTTCATGGGGGAACCGAAATTTTCGCTTCCCGCGCCCCCCGCCATGTATTTAATAGCCGTCGGGTATAAGGACAGACCAATGGTAAAGACCACAGTGCCGGTAACTACTGGAGGAAAAAGCTTTCGGAGCTTCTTAATAAAAATACCAATCAGTATTCCCACAACGCCGCCAATGACCTGCGAGCCTAGTATGGTCGCAATATTATAATCACTGACAATACCGATCATGGTTGGCAGATAGGCAAAACTGACCCCCATGATAACCGGAAGGCCCGAACCGACTTTTCGAAACGGTGGAAAGAGCTGAATAAGTGTGGCGATACCAGAGATGATAAGCGCCGCCTGAATAAGAATCCGCGTGTCGGCCGGCGATAAGCCGCCGGTTCCGGCCACTATAATGGCTGGCGTCACACAGCCAACAATCATCGCCGCAACATGCTGCAGTGCCAATGGGATTGCTTCTTTTATTTTCGGCATTCCCTTAAGTTGATAAATGACATTATCTTTATCGTTATTCATGATATTCTCCTCATGACCTTAGAGGACTGTTAAGAGCCGTCCTCCAAGAACACTTTGTGCACGGTGTGTTAACGCATCGTTATTTTGCTGCAATGGCTTCTATCTCAAAAGAAGCTCCTTTTGGCAATGCTGCAACCTGAACGCAGGAACGCGCCGGGTAGTCTCCCGTAAAATATTGTGCATAGAGATCGTTAACTGTAGCAAAGTCATTCATGTCCGTTAAAAAGACCGTTGTTTTCACAACGTTTTCAAAAGAAACACCCGCTTCGCTTAGAATGGTTTTTAAATTTTCAAAGCCTGTTTTAGCCTGATCCTCTACACCTTCTGCCAAAACACCGGTTTCTGGGTCCAGTCCCAGCTGTCCTGAAATATAGATCGTGTCTCCTGCCGCATTGGCATGTGAATAAGGGCCGACAGCAGCTGGTGCTTTCGCTGCGTTGATAACTGTTTTACTCATGATATTCTCCTTCTTGTTGTTTGTTAGAAATTTAACTTATCTATTTAATAATGGTCCCTGTTTTACCCTGGATACCATCCTTTGCTTTTTCAAGCAGAGTAATCAATGCAAAACGGTCTGAACCCGATTTTGCAAATTCCATTGCCGCCTGAACCTTTGGCAGCATAGAGCCAGGAGCAAACTGTCCCTCATCGGCGTATTTCTGGGCTTCCTCAACACTGATCTCAGACAGCCATTCCTCATTCGGCTTGCCAAAATTGATGGCAACCTTTTCGACGGCAGTTAAAATAATCAGGCAGTCTGCGCCAATTTCCTTTGCCAGCAGACAGCTTCCAAAATCCTTGTCCACCACAGCGGCTGCACCTTTTAAATGATTTCCCTGAGCATAAACAGGGATTCCCCCGCCACCAGCCGCCACAACAACCTGCCCCGCATCTGCCAGAGCTTTAACGGTTTCAATCTCAATAATCTCGACTGGCTTTGGTGAGGCCACAACCCGCCGGTAACCACGGCCCGCATCCTCCACGACATCATAATTTCTTTCTCTGACCATTTCGTCTGCTTCTTCCTTAGTCATAAAACGACCGATGGGTTTTGTGGGATGGCTGAAGGCTTCATCGTCAGGATCAACACGCATCTGGGTAATAATACTGGAAACCGGTTTGTGAATGCCTCTGTCAAGGAGCTCTTCCCTCAACGCATTTTGAAGGTCATAGCCAATATATCCCTGGCTCATCGCTACACAAACAGACAGAGGCGCCACCGGATTCCCCGGGTCCGCCTTTGCCAGTTCACCCATGGCCAGATTGATCATACCCACCTGCGGTCCGTTTCCGTGAGAAATAACAACTTCATTTCCTTCCTCTATTAAATCCGCAATGGCCTTGGCTGTATTTTTAACCGCCTCCATTTGTTCTGGTAAATTGTTGCCTAAAGCGTTTCCACCCAAGGCGATCACAATTTTTTTGCTCATGGTATCCTCCTTTAAATGCAAAATGGATGGACGGCCAAGTGAATCACCTGGCCATCCTCAAATTTATTATCTTTGCTTTTACTTGGTAAAGAAACGGTCAATGCCTCTTTTTTCCAAAGCCTTTAAGGTTGCCTGAGGATCTTTTTCCTTTGCCAGGAAGATCATCGCGGCAATAATATATGGTTTATAACTGGCTTCTTTATATAATTCTGTACGGTAGCGGTCGAATACAGAGGCTTCAACTTCGCCCTCTTCACAGCTGACGCCAGTAATGTCAGCCGGAAGGCAGTGCATATAAAGTGCTTTGCCGTCTTTGGTTGTTTTCATCAACTCTTCAGTGCATTCCCAGTCTTTATGGTTTGCATTCTGAGCGAGCAGTTCTTTTTCTAAGCGATCGATGCCTTCCTGGTCACCGTTACCGTATAAGATGGTCCGTTCTTCCATTGCGGAGAAGGGTGCCCAGCTCTTGGGGTAAACAACGTCAGCGTCTTTAAATGCCTCTGCCATGCTGTTGGTCTTTGTAAAAGATCCACCGCTTTCAGCTGCATTCTTTTTAGCCACTTC containing:
- a CDS encoding RidA family protein produces the protein MSKTVINAAKAPAAVGPYSHANAAGDTIYISGQLGLDPETGVLAEGVEDQAKTGFENLKTILSEAGVSFENVVKTTVFLTDMNDFATVNDLYAQYFTGDYPARSCVQVAALPKGASFEIEAIAAK
- the arcC gene encoding carbamate kinase translates to MSKKIVIALGGNALGNNLPEQMEAVKNTAKAIADLIEEGNEVVISHGNGPQVGMINLAMGELAKADPGNPVAPLSVCVAMSQGYIGYDLQNALREELLDRGIHKPVSSIITQMRVDPDDEAFSHPTKPIGRFMTKEEADEMVRERNYDVVEDAGRGYRRVVASPKPVEIIEIETVKALADAGQVVVAAGGGGIPVYAQGNHLKGAAAVVDKDFGSCLLAKEIGADCLIILTAVEKVAINFGKPNEEWLSEISVEEAQKYADEGQFAPGSMLPKVQAAMEFAKSGSDRFALITLLEKAKDGIQGKTGTIIK